ACTCACCAATATGATGAACCACTCAGCTCGCTTTGATACCTATATGAAGAAACATTATTGttccctaatatatatatatattaatctGAATGGTGAAGTTTTAAAAACCTCTAAGAACCATGACTTTTTCTAGATTTCCATCTGATCTTTTCTAATCTACGAATATTGTCGTCTTTTTTCACAGGGTTTCGTCAAGGTTGTCAAGAACAAACAGTACTTCAAGCGTTACCAGGTTAAGTTCAAGAGGCGTCGTGAGGGAAAAACCGATTATTATGCTCGCAAGCGTCTTACCATTCAagacaaaaataaatacaacacGCCCAAGTACAGGCTAATTGTCCGTCTGTCCAACAAAGACATAACGTGCCAGGTAATTGTCATTctatttttccattgtttctAATCTCTTTTCAAACTCTTCTCAACTGCTTTATCTGCCTTCCATTACAAATTCTACGATAATTTACTTGAAGTTAAAATAAAAGAGACAATCCTGTTGTTTTTGAACTGTTTTTTTGATTAGCCAGAATCTGGACATTCAATAACTCCCTTGAAATTCCTAAGTCTTTTAGATTGTACATTTCAACACGCTTCACTTGTTGaattgtttgattttttgaggttTTTACTGCAGCATTTAGAATAATGTTCAAAGTTTTTGTCTAACTAATCCGAGTCAATGTtgaaagatattgaaaaaagaacaatTTCAATGGATTACTTTCTAATAGGAATTCTATCTTGAAATATTATCTTTGATATAGATATTTTCAAACATTATTAAAGGTGGCGTATTCCCGCATAGAGGGAGACAGAATTGTGTGCGCTGCATACAGTCATGAGCTACCTAAATACGGTGTCAAAGTTGGACTTACCAATTATGCCTCTGCCTACTGTACGGGACTTCTCCTTGCTAGAAGGGTAAATATCTTTGTTCAGTATATCACTGTATTTCCAGATCAAAAATATAGAACCACCTCTCATTCAATACAAAACCAcacaataaaattattaacaaTTTACATTGAGAGATTGTTTTGCTGtgtttttaaaatgaaaaattcataagcTTGACCAAAATGATGATCCACTCAGCTCGCTTTGATACCTATGTGAAGAAACTTCAATGTTCCCTAATACATATTAAAATCTGACTGGTcaaaaagcttcaaaatgtaaaaacaaCATAAACGAACCATGTTAGCATTTTTCATGTGTTTGAAGAAGACTATTCGCTCGTCTTTTTGTGTGTGTAGCTCCTGAAGAAATTAGGATTGGACACCTTGTACACAGGTTTGACAGAGGTAACCGGTGACGAGTACAATGTCGAGGAACTTGACGATGGACCCGGAGCTTTCAGATGTTACCTGGATACAGGACTCATGCGCACGACCACGGGCGCTAGAGTTTTCGGGGCGATGAAGGGCGCCGTTGACGGTGGCCTCAATATTCCCCACaggtaaaaaatgattatgaACAAATGCTCGAAAACTAATGAACCATTTACAAGTTGTATGAtgaaaaactgacacatgcgCGTCATCTGAGCCGTCGTCGAGGGTCCTCTCGTTTCAGTGTTTTATTGTAGCGAGACAAACTCGACATAGGCATTTAAGGATTATAACTTTATCTGAAACTTCTCGATATCAACTGTTATgagttgaattttgtgaaaaaaaaaaactaaaaaatctctttttctGTAATTTAGCACCAAGAGATTCCCCGGCTACGACAGCGAGTCAAAAAGCTTCAATGCCGACGTGCACAGGCAGCATATCTTCGCCCAACACGTCGCCAACTACATGAAGACCTTGGAAGAAGATGACGACGAGGCTTTCAAGCGTCAGTTCTCTCAATACATCAAACTCGGAATCGCTGCCGACAGTGTAAgcgaaaaattcatattttagtAGGCATTAACGAATTTTGAAAGAGTCGTCTCGGTTCTCCagctcgaaaattttcatccatCAAATAT
The window above is part of the Venturia canescens isolate UGA chromosome 5, ASM1945775v1, whole genome shotgun sequence genome. Proteins encoded here:
- the RpL5 gene encoding 60S ribosomal protein L5; this translates as MGFVKVVKNKQYFKRYQVKFKRRREGKTDYYARKRLTIQDKNKYNTPKYRLIVRLSNKDITCQVAYSRIEGDRIVCAAYSHELPKYGVKVGLTNYASAYCTGLLLARRLLKKLGLDTLYTGLTEVTGDEYNVEELDDGPGAFRCYLDTGLMRTTTGARVFGAMKGAVDGGLNIPHSTKRFPGYDSESKSFNADVHRQHIFAQHVANYMKTLEEDDDEAFKRQFSQYIKLGIAADSIEGIYKKAHEAIRANPEHSKKVRTKEPVKKRWNRAKLTLSERKNRVAQKKASFLKKLEESEV